In one Methanothermobacter sp. genomic region, the following are encoded:
- the hisC gene encoding histidinol-phosphate transaminase — protein sequence MVRVRPVIHKMEPYIPGRSIKEIAENYGLKESDIIKLGSNENPLGPSPAAVKAMEGELQSAHRYPESNLEDLYDAIADYAGVDGDQVIVGGDGADEIIEVLGKTFIDPGDAFVVPMPSYMYYEYTLQAHDARPVHARWDVEENRLDLESVLDAIDDSTRLVFLCTPNNPTGGLIDKKEIKAVAESTDALVVVDEAYFEFAGVSNVDLLSDHENIFIMRTFSKVMGLAGMRIGYGLGSPEVIEYMHRVKPVFSLTRLSHAAALATLQDRGYLEKSAEYSIRSREYLYEKLKNFESLRVFESYANYILIDVRGTGKTAAELAEELLRRGIIVRDCTSFSGLDEYWIRVSVGTLEEDKRFLEVLAEIIS from the coding sequence ATGGTCAGAGTTCGTCCAGTAATTCATAAAATGGAGCCATATATACCTGGAAGATCCATAAAGGAAATAGCAGAGAATTATGGCCTTAAAGAGAGTGATATAATCAAGCTGGGGTCCAATGAGAACCCCCTAGGTCCATCGCCAGCCGCAGTGAAGGCGATGGAAGGGGAACTTCAATCCGCCCACAGGTACCCTGAATCAAACCTTGAAGATCTTTATGATGCTATAGCAGATTATGCAGGCGTAGATGGAGACCAGGTCATAGTGGGTGGTGACGGCGCAGATGAGATCATTGAGGTACTGGGTAAAACATTCATTGACCCTGGAGACGCCTTCGTTGTGCCGATGCCATCATACATGTACTATGAATACACCCTCCAGGCACATGATGCAAGGCCAGTTCATGCACGGTGGGATGTTGAGGAGAACCGCCTTGACCTTGAATCGGTCCTTGATGCGATTGATGACTCAACCCGCCTGGTCTTTCTCTGCACACCCAACAACCCCACAGGAGGTCTTATAGATAAGAAAGAGATAAAGGCTGTTGCAGAGTCCACAGACGCCCTTGTGGTTGTTGACGAAGCCTACTTCGAATTTGCAGGTGTCAGCAACGTGGACCTCTTATCTGACCATGAGAACATCTTTATAATGAGGACCTTCTCGAAGGTTATGGGTCTTGCAGGGATGAGGATAGGTTACGGCCTTGGAAGCCCCGAGGTTATAGAGTACATGCACCGGGTTAAACCCGTATTCAGTCTCACAAGGCTATCCCATGCAGCGGCCCTCGCAACCCTACAGGACAGGGGATACCTTGAAAAATCCGCAGAGTACTCCATAAGGAGCCGGGAATACCTGTATGAGAAACTTAAAAATTTTGAAAGCCTCAGAGTATTTGAATCATATGCAAACTACATCCTCATTGATGTGAGGGGTACTGGTAAAACCGCCGCTGAACTTGCAGAGGAGCTCCTCAGGAGAGGGATCATCGTGAGGGACTGTACCTCATTTTCAGGTCTCGATGAGTACTGGATAAGGGTGAGTGTTGGAACCCTTGAGGAGGATAAACGGTTCCTTGAGGTTCTCGCCGAGATCATTTCGTGA
- a CDS encoding gamma carbonic anhydrase family protein, which yields MSYHVFEGARIIGDVEIGDGSSVWYNAVLRGDIEPIRIGYRSNIQDNCVVHTSSGYPVKVGNHVSVGHAAVLHGCTIQDNVLVGMNSTILNGALVAENSIVGAGAVVTSGKSFPPGSLIVGVPARAVRELNDDEIESIRENAERYFHLAQEYED from the coding sequence GTGTCTTACCATGTATTTGAAGGCGCCAGAATAATCGGGGACGTGGAGATAGGTGATGGCTCATCTGTATGGTACAACGCTGTTTTGAGGGGTGACATAGAACCTATAAGGATCGGATACCGGTCCAATATCCAGGATAACTGTGTTGTCCATACAAGCAGCGGTTACCCGGTGAAGGTGGGAAACCATGTTTCTGTGGGTCACGCTGCGGTTCTCCATGGGTGCACCATACAGGATAATGTGCTGGTTGGCATGAATTCAACCATACTCAACGGGGCCCTCGTGGCTGAAAATTCAATTGTTGGTGCAGGTGCGGTTGTCACCTCAGGTAAAAGTTTCCCGCCTGGAAGTCTCATCGTGGGGGTACCCGCAAGGGCTGTTAGGGAGCTCAATGATGATGAGATAGAGTCCATAAGGGAGAATGCAGAGAGGTACTTCCACCTGGCGCAGGAATATGAAGACTGA
- the glmU gene encoding bifunctional sugar-1-phosphate nucleotidylyltransferase/acetyltransferase, with protein MEAVVLTAGEGTRMRPLTLTRPKTMLPVAGKPMVEYSVNALRDNGVSEIIMITGYREEVVRSHFGDGSEFGVNISYVKQDERLGTAHAIAQAEGMVSDEFIVLNGDVIIDPQLVDDLISTYSDMKPETLMVLREVPDPSSFGAVKLEGDRVRNIIEKPSPDVDAGNLINTGIYVFSPAVFDYIKQTPLSPRGEYEITDTIMMQVRDDLPVRAIVSEREWIDVGRPWELLDASEKLMNGLEGAIHGKVEEGVTIHGPVVVGDGSIIRSGTYIQGPVYIGRDCDIGPNCYLRAHTCIGDNVSIGNAVEIKNSIIMDGTNVNHLSYVGDSVIGAECNIAAGTNIANLRFDDGSVHMRVKEESVDTGRRKLGAVFGDGVKTGINSSFNPGVKVGKGSRIGAGCVIYEDVPSDKLVILKQEYIIRD; from the coding sequence ATGGAGGCTGTTGTCCTAACTGCTGGTGAGGGTACAAGAATGCGGCCACTCACACTTACAAGGCCCAAGACCATGCTGCCGGTTGCAGGCAAACCCATGGTGGAGTACAGTGTAAATGCCCTAAGAGATAATGGTGTCAGTGAGATAATCATGATAACCGGTTACCGTGAGGAGGTGGTTAGGTCCCATTTCGGTGACGGATCCGAATTTGGGGTCAATATAAGCTACGTGAAACAGGATGAACGCCTTGGAACAGCCCATGCAATAGCTCAGGCCGAAGGTATGGTGAGTGACGAGTTCATAGTCCTAAATGGCGACGTTATAATTGATCCACAGCTTGTGGATGATCTGATATCCACCTACAGTGATATGAAACCCGAAACACTGATGGTTCTCCGTGAAGTTCCCGACCCCAGTTCCTTTGGGGCTGTCAAACTTGAAGGGGACCGTGTGCGGAATATAATCGAAAAACCATCCCCTGATGTTGATGCAGGTAACCTCATAAATACTGGCATATATGTGTTCAGTCCGGCTGTCTTTGATTACATAAAACAGACTCCCCTTTCCCCTCGGGGAGAGTATGAGATAACGGATACCATAATGATGCAAGTGAGGGATGACCTCCCAGTAAGGGCCATAGTATCAGAGAGGGAGTGGATAGATGTTGGAAGGCCATGGGAGCTCCTGGATGCCAGTGAAAAGCTCATGAATGGCCTTGAAGGAGCCATCCATGGAAAGGTGGAGGAGGGTGTGACCATCCACGGTCCGGTGGTGGTGGGTGATGGAAGCATTATAAGGTCGGGTACCTACATCCAGGGCCCTGTTTACATTGGTAGAGACTGCGACATTGGACCCAACTGTTACCTCCGTGCCCATACATGTATAGGGGACAATGTGAGCATCGGCAATGCTGTTGAGATCAAGAATTCCATCATAATGGATGGTACCAACGTCAACCATCTCAGCTATGTGGGTGACTCCGTCATAGGGGCAGAGTGCAACATAGCAGCCGGTACCAATATAGCCAATCTGCGTTTTGATGATGGTTCTGTGCATATGAGGGTTAAGGAGGAGTCGGTGGACACGGGTCGCAGGAAGCTTGGAGCAGTTTTCGGTGATGGTGTGAAGACCGGTATAAACTCAAGCTTCAATCCCGGTGTCAAGGTTGGGAAGGGTTCCCGTATCGGTGCCGGCTGCGTCATATACGAGGATGTGCCCTCTGATAAACTTGTTATACTCAAACAGGAGTACATTATAAGGGACTGA
- the glmM gene encoding phosphoglucosamine mutase → MKQKKRLFGTSGIRGRFGEKVTLELAVDVGRALATHLGGGKVVVGYDTRTSSQLLESALIAGIIECGCDVIRLGMVPTPLVGYATSRLGADAGVMITASHNPAPYNGIKLWNPDGMAYSPSQERIIESIIHSREFKMRGWDGLGSVKEADLRDDYADAVAGMVNIEKPLKVVIDCGCGAASHLSPLIFRMAGCSVVTLNSQPDGFFPGRDPEPVPENLSELMETVRSTGADLGIAHDGDADRMVAVDDRGRFASFDKLLALMAREIGGKIITTVDASLCVDECLGDCGQVIRTRVGDVHVANSIAEEGANFGGEPSGTWLHPDFCMCPDGILSALRVAELISRKGPLSMLLDEVPSYPNIRDKIPCPDDKKGPVMERVASELSHEFTDAAEINTIDGVRISMKDGSWVLVRPSGTEPYIRITLEGKTEEEARQIHEKTRAYLENMIG, encoded by the coding sequence ATGAAGCAGAAAAAGCGATTATTCGGGACATCTGGCATAAGGGGTCGCTTTGGGGAGAAGGTGACGCTTGAACTTGCGGTGGATGTTGGAAGGGCCCTTGCAACCCACCTAGGAGGGGGTAAGGTCGTTGTTGGCTATGACACGAGAACATCCAGCCAGCTCCTTGAAAGTGCCCTGATTGCAGGGATAATCGAGTGTGGCTGTGACGTCATCAGACTCGGAATGGTGCCAACACCCCTTGTTGGTTACGCCACTTCAAGGCTGGGTGCCGACGCCGGTGTAATGATAACAGCATCCCACAACCCCGCACCCTACAATGGCATAAAGCTCTGGAACCCAGATGGAATGGCCTACAGCCCATCACAGGAACGCATCATAGAATCAATCATTCATTCCAGAGAATTTAAGATGAGGGGATGGGATGGCCTCGGCTCAGTGAAGGAAGCTGACCTCAGGGATGACTATGCTGATGCCGTCGCTGGAATGGTCAATATAGAAAAACCCCTCAAGGTGGTAATTGACTGTGGCTGCGGTGCAGCCTCCCACCTATCACCGCTCATATTCAGGATGGCCGGCTGCAGTGTTGTGACCCTTAATTCCCAGCCTGATGGGTTTTTCCCTGGCCGTGACCCTGAACCTGTCCCTGAGAACCTCTCTGAGCTCATGGAGACTGTCAGATCAACGGGGGCTGATCTGGGGATAGCCCATGATGGCGACGCCGACAGGATGGTGGCGGTGGATGACAGGGGAAGGTTCGCAAGTTTCGATAAACTCCTGGCCCTCATGGCAAGGGAGATAGGGGGCAAGATCATCACAACTGTGGATGCATCCCTCTGTGTGGATGAATGCCTTGGAGACTGCGGTCAGGTCATAAGGACACGGGTGGGTGACGTTCATGTGGCAAACTCCATCGCAGAGGAGGGCGCTAATTTCGGAGGAGAACCATCAGGGACCTGGCTGCACCCCGACTTCTGCATGTGCCCCGATGGGATACTCTCAGCCCTCAGGGTGGCCGAGCTCATCTCACGGAAGGGCCCCCTCTCGATGCTCCTGGATGAGGTCCCATCCTACCCCAATATAAGGGATAAAATTCCATGCCCCGATGATAAGAAGGGGCCCGTAATGGAGAGGGTGGCCTCTGAACTCAGCCATGAGTTCACCGACGCTGCAGAGATCAATACTATAGACGGGGTTCGAATATCGATGAAGGATGGAAGCTGGGTTCTTGTAAGACCCTCAGGGACAGAACCCTATATAAGGATAACCCTTGAGGGTAAGACCGAGGAGGAGGCCCGTCAGATCCATGAGAAGACCCGTGCTTACCTTGAAAATATGATAGGGTGA
- a CDS encoding 2,3-bisphosphoglycerate-independent phosphoglycerate mutase → MKGVIMIIDGMADRPIESLGGKTPLEAAKTPNMDRLASSGINGIMDPIKPGIRAGSDTSHLSILGYDPYTVYTGRGPFEAAGVGLDVRPGDIAFRCNFATADDDLVITDRRAGRIRSGTSQIAEAINSMTLDGFEDVEIIFRESTGHRAVLVLRGPGLGDNVSDADPKTEGKPPKKVKALDGSPESQKTADILNILVRESYEILRDNPVNTERIKNGEAPANIILPRGAGAVPDVEKFEDRYGLRAACIAETGLIKGIGHIAGMDVIDVEGATGGTDTDLESIKNAIKDALDDEYEFLLINIDGADEAGHDGDLEGKVEFIEMVDSILGDIIRDDIYFILTADHSTPVSVRDHTGDPVPITINGPEVRVDDVSVFGERAAAAGGLCRIKGSDVMDILLDLMNRKEKFGA, encoded by the coding sequence ATGAAAGGGGTAATAATGATAATAGATGGAATGGCCGACCGCCCCATTGAAAGCCTCGGAGGTAAAACACCTCTTGAGGCCGCGAAAACCCCCAATATGGACAGGCTGGCCAGTTCAGGTATCAATGGTATAATGGATCCCATAAAACCCGGGATCCGTGCAGGAAGCGACACATCACACCTATCCATACTGGGATATGACCCCTACACTGTATACACCGGACGGGGTCCCTTCGAGGCTGCGGGCGTGGGGCTGGATGTGAGGCCAGGGGACATTGCATTCAGATGCAACTTTGCAACCGCAGACGATGACCTTGTGATAACCGACAGGAGGGCAGGAAGAATAAGATCAGGGACATCCCAGATAGCTGAGGCCATCAACTCAATGACCCTCGATGGATTTGAGGACGTTGAAATAATCTTCAGGGAGTCAACAGGCCACAGGGCCGTCCTGGTCCTCAGAGGTCCCGGGCTGGGTGATAATGTATCAGATGCAGACCCCAAAACTGAAGGAAAGCCCCCAAAGAAGGTGAAGGCCCTTGATGGATCCCCTGAATCACAGAAAACCGCCGATATACTTAACATACTTGTGAGGGAATCCTATGAAATCCTCAGGGACAATCCCGTGAACACCGAAAGAATCAAAAATGGAGAAGCGCCTGCAAATATAATACTGCCAAGAGGTGCGGGTGCTGTTCCTGACGTTGAAAAATTTGAGGACCGTTACGGTCTTAGAGCAGCCTGTATCGCTGAGACAGGTCTCATAAAGGGTATAGGGCACATCGCAGGAATGGATGTGATTGATGTTGAAGGGGCCACCGGGGGTACAGACACCGACCTGGAGAGTATAAAGAATGCGATAAAAGATGCCCTTGATGATGAATACGAGTTTCTGCTCATAAACATAGATGGTGCAGACGAGGCAGGACATGATGGGGACCTTGAGGGTAAGGTTGAGTTCATAGAGATGGTTGACTCCATCCTCGGTGACATTATACGCGATGACATCTACTTCATACTCACTGCGGACCATTCAACACCGGTATCCGTCAGGGACCACACAGGGGACCCTGTCCCCATCACAATAAACGGGCCAGAGGTCAGGGTTGATGATGTGAGTGTATTCGGTGAAAGGGCCGCGGCTGCTGGCGGTCTATGCAGGATAAAGGGATCTGACGTCATGGACATACTACTTGACCTCATGAACAGAAAAGAAAAATTCGGGGCTTAA
- a CDS encoding TIGR00297 family protein, with protein sequence MTDLNIGYVLLCVFIGFLTYQRGALDVWGSLFMVIMGLLIILSAGFNWLILIFIFLVLGLLSTKYRHEYKKSIGVFEGTRSAKNVISNGIVPFVMAAFGYYDGFFGGFIGSVATATADTMASEIGVLQTPRLITTLQRVEPGTDGGISVAGTAAGIAGAGIIGLSAFMLGVCPDPFKSMKIAVIAGTVGCFMDSLLGAVLERRKYLNNEHVNLLATVTGAFIGILLA encoded by the coding sequence ATGACAGACCTTAACATTGGATACGTGCTTCTGTGCGTATTCATTGGATTTTTAACATACCAGAGAGGTGCGCTTGATGTATGGGGATCCCTTTTCATGGTCATTATGGGCTTGCTCATAATATTATCTGCCGGTTTTAACTGGTTGATTCTAATTTTTATTTTTCTGGTTCTCGGCCTTCTTTCAACAAAATACAGGCATGAATACAAGAAATCCATTGGAGTTTTTGAGGGAACAAGAAGTGCCAAGAATGTTATATCCAATGGAATAGTGCCCTTTGTAATGGCTGCCTTTGGATACTATGATGGATTCTTCGGAGGGTTCATAGGATCCGTTGCAACGGCAACCGCTGATACCATGGCAAGTGAAATCGGTGTTCTGCAGACACCACGCCTCATAACAACACTCCAAAGGGTGGAACCTGGGACTGATGGAGGCATATCCGTTGCTGGAACCGCCGCAGGGATAGCTGGGGCTGGTATAATTGGTTTATCAGCGTTTATGCTTGGTGTATGTCCAGATCCATTTAAATCAATGAAAATAGCTGTGATTGCAGGTACTGTGGGGTGCTTCATGGACAGCCTTCTGGGGGCCGTCCTTGAGAGAAGAAAGTACCTCAACAATGAGCATGTGAACCTCCTTGCAACAGTAACAGGGGCATTTATAGGGATTTTATTAGCATAG
- a CDS encoding 30S ribosomal protein S3ae — protein sequence MAKARRRRVRDTWKEKKWYVIKSPKMFGENEIGTTPARDPDFLLKRRVEATMRELTGDFSKQYVKLKFQINNVAGSEATTKFIGHQVTTDYVRSMIRRGTSRVDAPVIVETKDGYKLKVHPLAITIRRAKSSQQKYMRQSIEEQVKEIASEKTFEEFVEGVVTGKIASEIYHQAKKIYPLKRVEIIKTRVLEEPA from the coding sequence ATGGCAAAGGCTCGAAGAAGGAGAGTACGTGATACATGGAAAGAGAAGAAATGGTATGTGATAAAGAGTCCTAAAATGTTCGGAGAAAACGAAATAGGAACAACACCCGCAAGGGACCCTGATTTCCTCCTCAAGAGGAGGGTTGAGGCAACAATGAGGGAACTGACAGGCGACTTTTCAAAGCAGTACGTCAAGCTGAAGTTCCAGATAAACAACGTTGCCGGGAGTGAGGCGACCACCAAATTCATAGGCCACCAGGTCACAACAGACTACGTCAGAAGCATGATAAGGAGGGGTACAAGCAGAGTTGATGCCCCAGTTATAGTTGAAACAAAGGATGGTTACAAGCTTAAGGTCCATCCACTGGCCATAACAATCAGGAGGGCCAAGTCCTCACAGCAGAAATACATGAGGCAGAGCATAGAGGAACAAGTGAAGGAGATAGCCTCCGAAAAGACCTTCGAGGAATTCGTGGAGGGTGTTGTAACAGGAAAGATCGCCTCAGAGATATACCACCAGGCAAAGAAGATATACCCCCTCAAGAGGGTTGAGATAATAAAAACAAGGGTTCTAGAGGAACCAGCCTGA
- a CDS encoding NifB/NifX family molybdenum-iron cluster-binding protein, with protein sequence MRVAVASSNGEEVDLHFGRASKLLIYDYSDGKMEFVEERTVNIAEDDKHQWRKVLDSIMDCDVVIAVQVGLKGKIGIEDAGLKFVADEGPVDEVLKRWVRHFEFMNSAI encoded by the coding sequence ATGAGGGTAGCAGTCGCCTCCTCCAACGGTGAGGAGGTGGACCTCCACTTTGGAAGGGCGTCAAAACTTTTAATATATGATTACAGTGATGGAAAAATGGAATTCGTGGAGGAGAGAACGGTTAATATTGCTGAAGATGATAAACATCAGTGGAGGAAGGTTCTCGACTCCATAATGGACTGTGATGTTGTAATAGCCGTCCAGGTGGGCTTGAAAGGGAAGATAGGAATCGAGGATGCTGGTTTAAAATTTGTGGCAGACGAGGGGCCGGTTGATGAGGTTCTGAAAAGATGGGTGAGGCACTTCGAATTCATGAACTCTGCCATCTGA
- a CDS encoding flavodoxin family protein encodes MSLKVLMISASPRKKSNTMMVLEHCRDAVESHGVECEIVSLRGMNIESCRACLSCAKKHRCKIDDGLNGIIDRIRDAEGLIVATPVYFGTARGDLMSALQRIGMVSRVSDGFLSWKVGGPIAVARRGGHTATIQELLMFYFINDMIVPGSTYWNMVFGWAPGEVEDDDEGIETIRRFGENVAELIKRIHSGE; translated from the coding sequence ATGTCCTTGAAGGTTTTAATGATATCTGCAAGTCCAAGGAAGAAAAGCAACACCATGATGGTCCTTGAGCACTGCAGGGATGCGGTGGAGAGTCATGGTGTTGAATGTGAGATAGTATCCCTCAGGGGGATGAATATAGAGTCCTGCCGTGCCTGCCTCAGCTGTGCAAAAAAGCACCGCTGCAAGATCGATGATGGCCTAAACGGGATAATCGATAGGATAAGGGATGCCGAGGGCTTGATAGTTGCAACCCCTGTCTACTTTGGCACAGCCAGGGGTGACCTCATGTCAGCCCTCCAGCGTATCGGAATGGTTTCAAGGGTCTCAGATGGATTCCTCAGCTGGAAGGTGGGGGGTCCCATCGCGGTTGCAAGGAGGGGAGGTCACACAGCAACGATACAGGAACTCCTCATGTTCTACTTCATAAATGACATGATAGTCCCCGGTTCAACCTACTGGAACATGGTATTTGGATGGGCCCCAGGCGAGGTTGAGGACGATGATGAGGGAATCGAAACCATAAGGCGCTTCGGGGAAAACGTGGCCGAACTCATAAAGAGGATTCACAGCGGGGAGTAG
- the mtnP gene encoding S-methyl-5'-thioadenosine phosphorylase, protein MIGLIGGTGVYEIVEHGRIIGRESLETPYGKTPEISVFRLHDRDVAFMPRHSQGHESPPHMVNYRANIWGLKKLGVRQILATNAVGSLEESIGPGEFVVPDDFLDFTKNRPSTFYDERTVHVDMTEPYCRDLRSALVKSSGAVDGGVYVCTEGPRFETAAEIRMFQSLGGTVVGMTGIPEAVLARELEMCYASICLVSNYAASISPSKLTITEVFEVMEERREDLIDTLEGAILKLPSDPACSCQSALSGADVNENMEECP, encoded by the coding sequence ATGATAGGGCTCATCGGAGGCACAGGGGTATACGAGATAGTGGAGCATGGAAGAATAATCGGAAGGGAATCCTTGGAGACACCATACGGCAAAACACCGGAAATATCAGTTTTCAGGCTTCATGACAGGGATGTGGCATTCATGCCAAGGCACTCCCAGGGGCATGAGAGCCCACCCCACATGGTCAACTACAGGGCAAACATCTGGGGCTTGAAGAAGCTGGGTGTCAGACAGATACTGGCAACAAACGCAGTGGGTTCCCTTGAAGAATCCATAGGGCCCGGTGAATTTGTCGTCCCGGACGACTTCCTGGACTTCACAAAAAACAGGCCCTCAACATTCTATGATGAGAGGACAGTCCACGTGGATATGACAGAACCCTACTGCAGGGACCTTCGCTCTGCACTTGTGAAGTCCTCGGGTGCAGTTGATGGGGGTGTATACGTCTGCACCGAGGGGCCTCGGTTCGAAACAGCCGCCGAGATAAGGATGTTCCAGTCACTTGGGGGCACCGTTGTTGGGATGACTGGAATCCCAGAAGCTGTACTTGCAAGGGAACTCGAGATGTGCTATGCAAGCATATGCCTGGTATCAAACTACGCTGCATCCATATCCCCCTCAAAGCTCACCATCACAGAGGTCTTTGAGGTTATGGAGGAGAGGAGAGAGGATCTCATCGACACACTTGAGGGGGCAATTTTGAAGCTTCCCAGCGACCCTGCCTGTAGCTGTCAGAGTGCCCTCAGCGGCGCTGATGTTAATGAAAATATGGAGGAATGTCCTTGA
- a CDS encoding RtcB family protein has product MDIREELVKVRESVWEVPTSYKKGMRVPGRIFLKDEALRDLEKGAVDQVANVACLPGIQKFSIGLPDIHFGYGFSIGGVGAFSARTGVISPGGVGFDINCGVRMVRTNLDHEDVRPKIKELINTLFTNVPSGVGSKGKIRLRPGEIDEVLENGAKWAVENGYGWDQDLKFLEENGKMDDASADKVSDKAKKRGIPQLGSLGSGNHFLEVQMIDEIFDEEAAAAYGVSPGKVAVMIHSGSRGCGHQVCSDYLRLMDKAYRRYKINIPDRQLACAPVDSDEAMDYFQAMAAAANYAWANRQMIVHWVRESFESVFGMSAEDMEMEIVYDVAHNIAKREVHTVKGRDTELFVHRKGATRAFGPGRKEIPAEYRKIGQPVIIPGTMGTSSYLLHGTEVAMEETFGSTAHGAGRKMSRAGAKKTYRGEEVQRKLESEGIYVRATSMPVVAEEAPGAYKNVDLVVRTTHETGISRLVARMLPLGVAKG; this is encoded by the coding sequence ATGGATATAAGGGAAGAGCTGGTTAAGGTGAGAGAATCCGTCTGGGAAGTTCCAACATCATACAAGAAGGGAATGAGAGTTCCTGGAAGAATATTCCTGAAAGATGAGGCCCTCAGGGACCTTGAGAAGGGGGCTGTTGATCAGGTGGCAAACGTTGCATGCCTCCCAGGGATCCAGAAGTTCTCAATTGGACTCCCAGATATACACTTCGGATACGGGTTCAGCATAGGGGGTGTGGGTGCATTCAGCGCCCGCACAGGAGTCATAAGCCCCGGGGGTGTTGGATTCGACATAAACTGTGGTGTCCGCATGGTCAGGACCAATCTGGACCATGAGGATGTTAGGCCAAAGATAAAGGAACTCATAAACACCCTCTTCACCAACGTACCATCAGGTGTCGGGAGCAAGGGAAAGATAAGGCTCAGGCCCGGTGAAATCGATGAGGTTCTTGAAAACGGGGCAAAATGGGCCGTTGAAAATGGATACGGATGGGATCAGGACCTCAAATTCCTGGAGGAGAACGGCAAAATGGATGATGCCAGTGCAGATAAGGTCAGCGATAAGGCCAAGAAGAGAGGCATACCCCAGCTGGGATCCCTTGGATCAGGTAACCACTTCCTGGAGGTCCAGATGATAGATGAAATATTCGACGAGGAGGCAGCCGCCGCCTACGGTGTGAGCCCCGGCAAGGTCGCCGTTATGATACACTCAGGTTCAAGGGGATGCGGCCACCAGGTATGCTCAGACTACCTGAGGCTCATGGACAAGGCATACCGGAGGTACAAGATAAACATACCTGACAGGCAACTTGCCTGCGCCCCAGTGGATTCAGATGAGGCCATGGATTACTTCCAGGCCATGGCAGCCGCAGCCAACTATGCCTGGGCCAACCGTCAGATGATAGTCCACTGGGTGAGGGAGTCCTTTGAAAGTGTCTTTGGGATGAGTGCAGAGGACATGGAGATGGAGATCGTCTATGACGTGGCACATAACATAGCAAAGAGGGAGGTGCACACTGTAAAGGGACGTGATACAGAGCTCTTCGTCCACCGTAAGGGAGCCACGAGGGCCTTTGGACCGGGCAGAAAGGAGATACCCGCTGAATACAGAAAGATCGGTCAGCCGGTCATAATTCCAGGTACCATGGGGACATCATCCTACCTGCTCCACGGAACAGAGGTTGCAATGGAGGAAACCTTCGGTTCAACCGCCCACGGGGCAGGAAGAAAGATGAGCCGGGCCGGTGCAAAGAAAACCTACCGTGGAGAGGAGGTGCAGAGAAAACTTGAAAGTGAGGGCATCTATGTGCGGGCAACATCCATGCCAGTGGTTGCAGAGGAGGCCCCCGGTGCCTACAAGAATGTTGACTTGGTGGTGAGGACAACCCATGAAACCGGCATATCCAGGCTTGTTGCAAGGATGCTTCCACTGGGAGTTGCAAAGGGATAG